A stretch of the Poseidonibacter parvus genome encodes the following:
- a CDS encoding saccharopine dehydrogenase family protein: MANTNTGILIIGAGGVSRVATTKCAMNINTFEKITLASRTISKCEAIASDIKKNQNVVINVASVDADNVPSLVKLIEEVKPRVVLNVALPYQDLTIMDACTQTGVDYVDTANYEHPDEAKFEYKEQWAKQEQFEKANVKALLGSGFDPGVTGVFCAYAQQNLFDEINYIDIMDCNAGDHGYPFATNFNPEINLREVSSNGRYWEEGKWIETKPLEIRVEHDYPEVGVKPSYLLYHEELESLCKNIKGLKRIRFFMTFGDAYIQHMNCLQNVGMLGIKEVEHKGQKIIPIEFLATLLPDPASLGPRTVGKTNIGCIIEGIKDGKKKKVYIYNICDHQECYKETGAQAVSYTTGVPAMIGTKMIYQGIWDGKGVFNIEEFDAKPFMDELMTQGLPWTILDLPVD, encoded by the coding sequence ATGGCAAATACTAATACAGGTATTTTAATTATCGGAGCTGGTGGCGTTAGCCGTGTTGCAACAACTAAGTGTGCAATGAACATAAATACATTTGAAAAGATTACTTTAGCATCAAGAACCATATCAAAATGTGAAGCAATTGCAAGTGATATCAAAAAAAATCAAAACGTAGTTATAAATGTTGCATCAGTAGATGCAGATAATGTTCCTTCTTTAGTAAAATTAATCGAGGAAGTAAAACCACGTGTTGTTTTAAATGTTGCTTTACCTTATCAAGATTTAACAATTATGGATGCATGTACGCAAACAGGTGTTGATTATGTAGATACTGCAAACTACGAACATCCAGATGAAGCAAAATTTGAATACAAAGAACAATGGGCAAAGCAAGAGCAATTTGAAAAAGCAAATGTAAAAGCTCTTTTAGGTTCTGGTTTTGATCCTGGAGTTACAGGTGTATTTTGTGCTTATGCTCAACAAAACCTTTTTGATGAGATAAACTATATTGACATCATGGATTGTAATGCAGGTGATCACGGTTACCCATTTGCAACAAACTTTAACCCTGAAATTAACTTAAGAGAAGTTTCTTCAAATGGTAGATATTGGGAAGAGGGTAAGTGGATTGAAACTAAACCTTTAGAAATTAGAGTTGAGCATGACTATCCAGAAGTTGGTGTAAAACCTTCTTATCTTTTATATCACGAAGAATTAGAATCATTATGTAAAAATATCAAAGGTTTAAAAAGAATTAGATTCTTTATGACATTTGGTGATGCTTATATTCAACACATGAATTGCCTTCAAAATGTAGGGATGTTAGGTATTAAAGAAGTAGAGCACAAGGGACAAAAAATTATTCCTATTGAGTTTTTAGCTACACTTTTACCAGATCCTGCATCACTAGGACCAAGAACTGTTGGAAAAACTAATATTGGTTGTATTATCGAAGGTATAAAAGACGGTAAAAAGAAAAAAGTATATATTTATAATATATGTGACCATCAAGAGTGTTATAAAGAAACGGGAGCTCAAGCAGTTTCTTATACTACAGGAGTTCCAGCGATGATTGGAACTAAAATGATTTATCAGGGTATTTGGGATGGAAAAGGTGTCTTTAATATAGAAGAGTTTGATGCAAAACCATTTATGGATGAACTTATGACTCAAGGTTTACCTTGGACAATTTTAGATTTACCAGTAGACTAA
- a CDS encoding DEAD/DEAH box helicase family protein, with amino-acid sequence MSKIKLQKIQLIRTLTETSFFSAYKKLIKKDDSLTDNEKFLLLKSAIVFLNYGENELEKFGYRIILMYANTFNDYKPLYDISINKDYIPVSKFIEEKYLNSESFSESFHGLLMSSYKEDFKHPQDDKNIYFSAGQKRLFEFSKNENDFIVVAPTSYGKSELIIQKVEDNLDKNICILVPTKSLLSQTRKRIIKNSLIRESRNKVITHPDMLNDSSENFIAILTQERLLRLLQKHPELTFDMTLIDEAHNLIENDEREILTIQNLKILKKRNPETRYYYFTPFLVEPKKLKVFNNNNLLVDKIYEFIKVEKYFVYDFISNEKILKIYDQFVNKFFDIQTLQMIQNPFDFINRFAASKNIIYINRPKYVENFSKSIQNPIEITDNIRKVQEALKEFLHVDYDLIKTLRNGVVYHHGGMPENVRLYVENAFSKIEEIKYVVTTSTLLQGVNIPAEKIFLLDTKKGKGNLNSSQFKNLVGRVCRFSEVFDNENGSLKLLEPEVYIIKSEFSNNQANIENFLKERVKDNKIISDEIDNPLIKKNLDDELTTEEENQIRKAEEFQENIEEGTSELENLRVVTTEIAKACFKNNIHDFDIFENERQLEENYNNSKNIEPISTSDRLIFLIAQIFLFRIRLKDESSANFSRIENDKAKAFYSMFLEWRGTGTSYNEMINKFIWYWENVKQDSYIYVGGRWGEITSPYQDGFRELYIDLSRKSPSQKVNIAILRIKEEQDFIDFNLMPYVEILNDLELIESSFYDRIKYGTSDIQMIKLLKEGFSIELAKVIKSGLYNEYINLENDLKVNSNIIQAMEENNENEILKFEVQYYINE; translated from the coding sequence ATGAGTAAAATAAAATTACAAAAGATACAATTAATAAGAACTCTTACTGAAACTAGCTTTTTTAGTGCATATAAAAAGCTTATTAAAAAAGATGATTCTTTAACTGATAATGAAAAGTTTTTATTATTAAAATCAGCTATAGTATTTTTAAATTATGGAGAGAATGAATTAGAAAAATTTGGTTACAGAATCATATTGATGTATGCAAATACGTTTAATGACTATAAACCACTTTATGATATTTCAATTAATAAAGATTATATTCCTGTTTCGAAGTTTATTGAGGAAAAATATTTAAATTCTGAAAGTTTTAGTGAAAGCTTTCATGGACTTTTAATGTCTTCATATAAAGAAGATTTTAAACATCCTCAAGATGATAAAAATATTTATTTTTCTGCTGGACAAAAAAGACTTTTTGAATTTTCTAAAAATGAAAATGACTTTATTGTTGTAGCACCTACCTCATATGGGAAATCAGAATTAATAATTCAAAAGGTTGAAGATAATTTAGATAAAAATATCTGTATCTTAGTTCCTACTAAATCACTTTTATCTCAAACAAGAAAAAGAATTATTAAAAATTCTCTTATTCGGGAAAGTCGTAATAAAGTAATTACTCATCCTGATATGTTAAATGATAGTTCAGAGAACTTTATAGCTATTTTAACTCAAGAAAGATTGTTAAGATTACTACAAAAACATCCTGAGTTAACATTTGATATGACATTAATTGATGAAGCTCATAATTTAATTGAAAATGATGAAAGAGAAATTCTTACAATTCAAAATTTAAAAATATTAAAAAAAAGAAATCCTGAAACAAGGTACTATTATTTTACTCCTTTTTTAGTTGAACCAAAAAAACTAAAAGTTTTTAATAATAATAATTTATTAGTAGATAAAATTTATGAATTTATAAAAGTAGAAAAATATTTTGTATATGATTTTATTTCTAATGAAAAAATATTAAAAATTTATGACCAGTTTGTTAATAAGTTCTTTGATATTCAAACTTTGCAAATGATTCAAAATCCATTTGATTTTATAAATAGATTTGCAGCTAGTAAAAATATTATATATATAAATAGACCAAAGTACGTAGAGAACTTCTCTAAAAGTATTCAAAATCCTATTGAAATTACAGATAATATTAGAAAAGTGCAAGAAGCATTGAAAGAATTTTTGCATGTAGATTATGATTTAATCAAAACATTAAGGAATGGTGTTGTTTATCATCATGGAGGAATGCCTGAAAATGTACGTTTATATGTAGAAAATGCTTTTTCAAAAATTGAAGAGATTAAATATGTAGTCACTACTTCAACATTATTACAAGGAGTTAATATTCCTGCAGAAAAAATATTTCTTTTAGATACAAAAAAAGGTAAAGGAAACTTAAATAGTTCACAATTTAAAAACTTAGTAGGAAGGGTTTGTAGATTTAGTGAAGTTTTCGACAATGAAAATGGTAGTTTAAAATTACTAGAACCTGAAGTTTATATTATAAAAAGTGAATTTTCTAATAACCAAGCAAATATAGAAAATTTTTTAAAAGAAAGGGTTAAAGATAATAAGATAATTAGTGATGAAATAGATAACCCATTAATTAAAAAAAATCTTGACGATGAATTAACTACAGAAGAAGAAAATCAGATTAGAAAAGCAGAAGAATTTCAAGAAAATATAGAAGAAGGAACGAGTGAACTTGAAAACCTTAGAGTTGTAACTACCGAGATTGCAAAGGCATGTTTTAAAAATAATATTCATGACTTTGATATATTTGAAAATGAAAGACAATTAGAAGAAAACTATAATAATTCAAAAAATATTGAACCTATATCTACCTCAGATAGGTTAATATTCCTTATTGCTCAAATATTTTTATTTAGAATAAGATTAAAGGATGAATCTTCTGCCAACTTTAGCCGTATAGAGAATGATAAAGCAAAAGCTTTTTACTCTATGTTTTTAGAATGGAGAGGAACAGGGACTTCCTATAATGAAATGATTAATAAATTTATATGGTACTGGGAGAATGTTAAACAAGACTCATATATTTATGTTGGTGGAAGATGGGGTGAGATAACATCTCCATATCAGGATGGTTTTAGAGAATTGTACATTGACTTATCAAGAAAATCTCCAAGTCAAAAAGTTAACATAGCTATATTAAGGATTAAAGAAGAGCAAGATTTTATAGATTTCAATTTAATGCCATATGTAGAAATATTAAATGACCTCGAGTTAATCGAAAGTAGCTTCTATGATAGAATAAAGTATGGAACGAGTGATATTCAAATGATTAAACTTTTAAAAGAAGGTTTCTCCATTGAACTAGCAAAAGTAATTAAAAGTGGTCTATATAATGAATATATTAATTTAGAGAATGATTTAAAGGTAAATAGTAATATTATTCAAGCAATGGAAGAAAATAATGAAAATGAAATATTAAAATTTGAAGTTCAATATTATATAAATGAATAG
- a CDS encoding transposase — MRKSKYSKEFKDSTVQLILNDGESVVKVAKDLGLNTKTLYHWVTIYKKAHNIPIRDINSSSKESDNEELKRLRRENKILKQERDILKKAAAYFAKETL; from the coding sequence ATGAGAAAGAGTAAATACAGTAAAGAGTTCAAAGATTCCACAGTACAATTAATTTTAAATGATGGTGAAAGCGTTGTAAAAGTAGCAAAAGATTTAGGTTTAAATACAAAGACATTATATCATTGGGTTACTATATATAAAAAAGCTCATAATATACCAATACGAGATATAAATTCTTCTTCTAAAGAAAGTGATAATGAAGAACTAAAACGACTGAGACGTGAGAATAAAATACTAAAACAAGAAAGAGACATTTTAAAAAAGGCAGCAGCATACTTCGCAAAAGAAACTCTATAA
- a CDS encoding IS3 family transposase: MRYAWIFENKKSFSIKLMCKVVKVDLSSYYHWIKTGSVVKKVDKKLNELIEIIFLQGRNNYGTRRIRDKLKELYGLIISRRRISNIMKDLNLKVKMKRRYKNTTDSNHNLPIAPNILNRDFYASSPDQKYVGDITYIPTGEGWLYLATVIDLYSRKVVGWSMDDTMKVSLVNDALSMAILHRNPPSGLIWHTDRGSQYASYSHKDLLLKNNITQSMSRKGNCWDNSVAESFFKSLKQELVYNTYFYTKKQAKKEIFEYIEFYYNRVRSHSYVGNLSPVKFEEKQNALQSEMVA; the protein is encoded by the coding sequence ATAAGGTATGCTTGGATATTTGAGAATAAAAAGAGTTTTAGCATTAAGCTTATGTGTAAAGTTGTTAAAGTAGATTTATCTTCTTATTACCATTGGATAAAAACAGGGTCTGTTGTAAAAAAAGTAGATAAAAAACTTAATGAATTAATTGAGATTATTTTTCTTCAAGGTAGGAATAACTACGGTACTCGTAGGATTAGAGATAAACTAAAAGAATTATATGGATTAATTATTTCAAGAAGACGTATTTCAAATATCATGAAAGATTTAAATCTAAAAGTTAAAATGAAAAGAAGATATAAAAATACAACTGATTCTAATCATAATCTGCCAATTGCACCTAATATCTTAAATAGAGACTTTTATGCTTCAAGTCCAGATCAAAAATATGTAGGGGATATTACTTACATTCCAACAGGTGAAGGCTGGTTATATTTAGCAACGGTAATTGACCTATACTCAAGAAAAGTAGTTGGCTGGAGCATGGATGATACGATGAAAGTATCATTGGTAAATGATGCATTAAGTATGGCAATACTTCATAGGAATCCACCTTCTGGACTCATTTGGCACACAGATAGAGGCTCACAATATGCTTCTTATAGCCATAAAGATTTATTATTAAAAAACAATATTACACAAAGTATGAGTCGAAAAGGCAATTGCTGGGACAATTCTGTTGCTGAGAGTTTTTTTAAATCATTGAAACAAGAATTAGTTTATAACACATATTTTTATACAAAGAAACAAGCTAAAAAAGAGATATTTGAATATATTGAATTTTATTATAATAGAGTTAGAAGTCATAGTTATGTAGGAAATTTATCTCCTGTTAAATTTGAAGAAAAACAAAATGCGTTACAAAGTGAAATGGTGGCTTAG
- a CDS encoding J domain-containing protein — protein MEYLETFLNDIDSLNFDNSVMILIVFAISYFISKRFEKPIYRIIILLFSYYLITATSKTHILLNEDIVVSVGLIIPHVKFVFSFIADIFTSIKNMTSNTYFFFVSIFYKILRLFNWIKDILLVIKGFFFRTKKEENYSNSSHNEKQEYSYNESEDFSNRNKEQSNNDYSKKEDDYSSKNSYNGYRDNDSKKREQRYKEDFRGSYKETKEETIYEEYENLEHIADELKRFYSQSAYIILGVSENDDFSHIKKSYRALVSIYHPDKNLDEIELYTEITQNINSAYDKLKKIKGK, from the coding sequence ATGGAATATTTAGAAACTTTTTTAAACGATATTGATTCTTTAAACTTTGATAACTCAGTAATGATTTTAATAGTATTTGCTATATCTTATTTCATCTCAAAGAGATTTGAAAAACCAATTTATAGAATTATAATCTTATTATTTTCTTACTATTTAATTACAGCTACAAGTAAAACTCATATACTTCTAAATGAAGATATTGTTGTTTCTGTTGGACTTATAATACCTCATGTAAAATTCGTATTTTCCTTTATAGCTGATATTTTTACAAGTATTAAAAATATGACTTCTAATACTTACTTTTTCTTTGTATCTATTTTTTATAAAATACTTAGGCTCTTTAATTGGATTAAAGATATTTTACTTGTTATAAAAGGTTTCTTTTTCAGAACAAAAAAAGAAGAAAATTATTCAAATTCTTCACACAATGAAAAACAAGAATATTCATATAATGAAAGTGAAGATTTCTCAAATAGAAATAAAGAACAATCAAATAATGATTATTCAAAAAAAGAAGATGATTATAGCTCTAAGAACTCATATAATGGCTATAGAGATAATGATTCAAAGAAAAGAGAACAAAGATACAAAGAAGACTTTAGAGGTTCATATAAGGAAACTAAAGAAGAAACTATTTATGAAGAGTATGAAAACTTAGAACATATAGCAGATGAACTTAAAAGATTCTATTCTCAAAGTGCTTATATCATTTTAGGAGTAAGTGAAAATGATGATTTTTCACATATCAAAAAATCGTATAGGGCTTTAGTTTCTATTTATCATCCTGATAAGAATTTAGATGAAATTGAACTTTATACTGAAATTACTCAAAATATAAATAGTGCTTACGATAAATTGAAAAAAATTAAAGGGAAATAG
- a CDS encoding type IV secretory system conjugative DNA transfer family protein has product MDNIVQLVILLLIIFFMLKFVLKFFKGLGIGFLNPFYWIYYLLFKPFNKDDGMMKRADESKLFSKFNDGLLIDGKNKRLTSKESFNHLALISRTGGGKTTSFVLPNIYKLGSGKTSMVITDLSGEIFEKTSGYLKSKGYHIHVLDPKNLNESIRYNPLDYANDSMSIDMVSEILISSSGLKGSNADDKIWSDGAKNFISILIKVLKGTGDKKYINLANVRYMLNNFGTNGQPLDDFVKRYADDKTFNEYKGFVTGNEKTIQSFISTANIALSPIGINDNLEKLTYSHNIDFKKFREEKSVVYIRIEQQYQEQYSFLLSLFYSQLFNEMMEKIPSKKDLPIYCLLDEFGNMNIPKFPSIITTIRKYKVSISIIIQSISQLNEVYSVNKAKTILDGGVASKLILSGADLDLASNLERMFGHKKTLEQSALGEPVFEKNNVMSASEIRTMQDDEALFIYANKKPLKLNIKPYYKDFMFNGFSKMKPYAINYKNINDNISYVDLENVEF; this is encoded by the coding sequence ATGGATAATATTGTTCAGCTTGTTATACTTTTACTAATAATATTTTTTATGCTTAAATTCGTACTTAAATTCTTTAAAGGTTTGGGAATAGGATTTTTAAATCCATTCTACTGGATATATTACCTTCTATTTAAACCCTTTAATAAAGATGATGGAATGATGAAAAGAGCCGATGAATCAAAGCTTTTTTCAAAGTTTAATGATGGACTATTAATAGATGGAAAAAATAAAAGATTAACGAGTAAAGAGAGCTTTAATCATCTTGCTTTAATTTCTAGAACTGGTGGAGGTAAAACAACTTCTTTCGTATTACCTAATATCTATAAACTAGGTTCTGGGAAGACTTCTATGGTTATTACAGACCTAAGTGGAGAGATATTTGAAAAAACAAGTGGTTACTTAAAAAGTAAAGGTTACCATATTCATGTACTAGATCCAAAAAACCTAAACGAATCCATAAGATACAATCCTTTAGACTATGCAAATGATTCTATGAGTATTGATATGGTTAGCGAGATATTAATAAGCTCATCAGGGTTAAAAGGAAGTAATGCAGATGATAAAATCTGGAGTGATGGAGCTAAAAACTTTATATCAATTCTGATAAAAGTTTTAAAAGGTACGGGTGATAAAAAATATATTAATCTAGCAAATGTTAGATATATGCTTAATAACTTTGGTACAAACGGACAGCCTTTAGATGACTTTGTAAAAAGATATGCAGATGATAAAACTTTTAATGAATATAAGGGATTTGTTACAGGTAATGAGAAAACTATTCAATCTTTTATTTCTACTGCTAATATTGCCCTTAGTCCAATAGGTATAAATGATAATTTAGAAAAATTAACTTATTCACATAATATTGATTTTAAGAAGTTTAGAGAAGAAAAATCAGTTGTATATATTAGAATAGAACAACAATATCAAGAACAATATTCTTTTTTATTAAGTCTTTTTTATTCTCAATTATTTAATGAAATGATGGAAAAGATACCATCTAAAAAAGACTTACCAATTTATTGTTTACTTGATGAGTTTGGAAATATGAATATTCCAAAATTTCCTTCTATTATTACAACTATTAGAAAATACAAAGTTTCAATTTCTATTATCATTCAAAGTATTAGCCAATTAAACGAAGTGTATTCAGTAAATAAAGCTAAAACTATTCTTGATGGTGGAGTTGCAAGTAAATTAATTCTAAGTGGTGCTGATTTAGATTTAGCCTCAAATCTTGAAAGAATGTTTGGACATAAAAAAACTCTAGAACAATCAGCACTAGGTGAACCAGTTTTTGAAAAGAATAATGTAATGAGTGCAAGTGAAATTAGAACCATGCAAGATGATGAAGCTTTATTTATATATGCAAACAAAAAGCCTTTAAAATTAAATATAAAACCTTACTACAAAGATTTTATGTTTAATGGTTTTTCAAAAATGAAACCTTATGCTATTAATTATAAAAATATCAATGATAATATTTCTTACGTTGATCTTGAAAATGTAGAGTTTTAA